The proteins below come from a single Camarhynchus parvulus chromosome 29, STF_HiC, whole genome shotgun sequence genomic window:
- the LOC115914528 gene encoding keratin, type II cytoskeletal 3-like yields the protein MSRQSVCMSFGVGGRKGFSSCSAVGGGFGGGGGRSKISYSSYSSSRGGSGGGHCGGFSSRSLHSMGGSRRIAMGGCYGGGGYGGRMGGFGGGMSCGGMGGGGMGGGGMGMGGFGGGMGGGMGGFGGGMGSGGMGGMGGFGGPGFSGGIQPVQVDPSLLRPVHVEIDPQIQQVKNQEKEQIKTLNNQFASFIDKVRFLEQQNKVLSTKWELLQQQGPSGPRKNLDVIFENYIQNLRRQLESILAQRGQLESELQNMRQYVEEFKTKYEEEINRRTAAENEFVVLKKDVDCAYMTKVELEAKVGALTDEINFLRCIYEEELAQMQTISRDLSVVVSMDNNRHLDLDSIIEEVRRQYEQIAQSSRAEAEAWYQSRYEELQNTAGKHGDSLRNTKIEIQELTRNVQRLRAEIENVKKQNQQLQAAIAEAEERGEMAIKDARRKLEELECALNKDKEELARLLKEYQELLNTKIALDVEIAMYRKLLEGEENRLCNDSMSNVNVSVVGRTTVSGGRGGMGGGFGGSGMGGGFGGGSCGMGGGFGGGSGMGGGMGGGGICGGGSGFGGGSMGGSCGMGGGMYSGGFSSGSGRMCGSGGGSSSVRRCVTTTSVKSSGVRF from the exons ATGTCTCGTCAGTCTGTCTGCATGAGCTTTGGAGTTGGGGGGAGAAAGGgattcagctcctgctctgctgtcgGTGGTGGATTTGGAGGCGGTGGTGGCCGGAGCAAGATCAGCTACAGCTCGTACTCCTCATCCCGGGGAGGAAGCGGAGGAGGACACTGTGGGGGGTTCAGTAGCCGGAGCCTCCATAGCATGGGGGGCAGCAGAAGGATTGCCATGGGCGGATGTTATGGTGGTGGTGGATACGGTGGCAGGATGGGTGGCTTTGGTGGAGGAATGAGCTGTGGAGGGATGGGTGGTGGTGGAATGGGTGGTGGAGGAATGGGAATGGGTGGCTTTGGTGGTGGAATGGGTGGTGGAATGGGTGGCTTTGGTGGTGGAATGGGCAGTGGGGGAATGGGTGGAATGGGTGGCTTTGGTGGTCCAGGCTTCTCTGGAGGCATCCAGCCGGTGCAAGTTGACCCCAGCCTCTTGCGTCCGGTCCACGTTGAGATTGACCCCCAGATCCAGCAAGTCAAAAaccaggagaaggagcagatcAAGACCCTGAACAACCAGTTTGCCTCCTTCATCGACAAG GTCCgattcctggagcagcagaacaaggTGCTCTCCACCaagtgggagctgctccagcagcaaggGCCATCGGGGCCCAGGAAGAACCTGGATGTGATCTTTGAGAACTACATCCAGAACCTGCGGAGGCAGCTGGAATCAATCCTGGCACAGCGGGGCCAGCTGGAATCGGAGCTGCAGAACATGAGGCAGTACGTGGAGGAGTTCAAAACCAA GTATGAGGAGGAGATCAACCGTCGCACGGCTGCTGAGAACGAGTTTGTGGTGCTGAAGAAG GATGTGGACTGTGCCTACATGACCAAAGTTGAGCTGGAAGCCAAGGTGGGAGCTCTGACAGACGAAATCAACTTCCTGAGGTGCATCTACGAGGAG GAGCTGGCTCAGATGCAGACAATCAGCCGGGACCTGTCTGTGGTGGTGTCCATGGACAACAACCGGCACCTGGACCTGGACAGCATCATCGAGGAGGTCCGACGCCAGTACGAGCAGATTGCCCAGAGCAGCCGGGCTGAGGCCGAGGCCTGGTACCAGAGCCGG TACGAAGAGCTCCAGAACACTGCTGGAAAACACGGAGACAGCCTCCGCAACACCAAGATTGAGATCCAGGAGCTGACCAGGAATGTCCAGAGGCTGCGGGCTGAGATTGAGAACGTGAAGAAGCAG aACCAGCAGCTTCAGGCAGCCATCGCTGAGgctgaggagaggggagagatgGCCATCAAGGATGCCAGGAGGAAGCTTGAAGAGCTGGAATGTGCCCTGAACAAGGACAAGGAGGAGCTGGCTCGCCTGCTGAAGGAgtaccaggagctgctgaacaCCAAAATTGCACTGGATGTTGAGATTGCCATGTACAGGAAGCTCCTGGAGGGGGAGGAGAACAG GCTGTGCAACGACAGCATGTCCAACGTCAATGTCT CTGTGGTAGGCAGGACGACCGTctctggaggcagaggaggcatGGGAGGAGGATTTGGAGGCAGCGGCATGGGAGGAGGATTCGGAGGCGGCAGCTGTGGAATGGGAGGAGGATTCGGAGGCGGCAGCGGCATGGGAGGAGGAATGGGAGGAGGCGGCATCTGCGGAGGAGGCAGCGGCTTTGGAGGAGGCAGCAT